From a single Cytophagales bacterium WSM2-2 genomic region:
- a CDS encoding zinc metalloprotease, translating to MGLAGMALPFMGNAVPLEQLLTPSMPVATKKQLADVALNTAKSLGATYTDVRIGRYLNQFISTRENKVQNIANTESFGVGVRVIAKGTWGFAATNDVTTDGVKKATERAIAIAKANSKYQKEPVSLAPNTGHGEVTWNTPIQKNTFEVPVSEKVDLLLRTNAGALKNGASFASSNLFQVNEQKYLASTDGSYIDQDIHRIWPTFTVSVIDRATGKFKSRDAMSAPMGMGYEYMIPKAEDKLAGPAGMFLYRNSYDIAEDAAFAAKQAKEMHTAKSVEPGKYDLVLEPNHLGLTIHESVGHPLELDRILGYEANYAGTSFATLDKLKSGTFNYGSKQVNIFADKTQANSLGAVGFDDEGVKSKRWDLIKEGIFVNVEAIRDQVHIVGQNESHGCCYSQSWSDVQFQRMPNVSLAPGKEPYSSAQMIKDVEKGIYIAGRGSYSIDQQRYNFQFGGTTFYEIKNGEIAGMLSDVAYQSNTQEFWNSCAKVCDEKDYRLFGSFFDGKGQPSQVSAVSHGSSTARFNGVNVINTGRTI from the coding sequence ATGGGTTTAGCTGGAATGGCATTGCCATTCATGGGAAATGCCGTTCCGCTTGAACAACTGCTCACGCCATCCATGCCCGTTGCCACAAAAAAGCAACTCGCAGACGTAGCACTCAACACGGCCAAATCGCTCGGTGCTACATACACTGATGTTCGGATTGGTCGTTATCTAAACCAATTCATCAGCACACGCGAAAACAAAGTGCAAAACATTGCTAACACTGAATCATTCGGAGTGGGCGTTCGTGTGATTGCCAAAGGAACCTGGGGCTTTGCCGCCACCAATGACGTAACTACAGATGGAGTAAAAAAAGCTACTGAGCGTGCCATCGCTATTGCAAAGGCAAACTCAAAGTATCAGAAAGAGCCGGTTTCACTGGCCCCCAACACCGGCCATGGTGAAGTAACCTGGAATACGCCTATTCAAAAAAATACGTTTGAAGTACCTGTCTCTGAGAAAGTGGATTTACTGTTGCGTACAAACGCGGGTGCCCTGAAAAACGGGGCGAGTTTCGCGAGCTCAAATCTCTTCCAGGTAAATGAACAAAAATATTTAGCCTCCACCGATGGATCGTATATCGATCAGGACATCCATCGCATCTGGCCCACATTCACCGTGTCCGTCATTGATCGTGCTACCGGAAAATTCAAATCACGCGATGCTATGAGCGCCCCAATGGGTATGGGATATGAGTACATGATTCCCAAAGCGGAAGATAAACTGGCAGGTCCTGCCGGAATGTTTTTGTATCGCAATAGCTACGACATCGCTGAAGATGCTGCTTTTGCGGCAAAACAAGCCAAGGAAATGCACACCGCAAAATCCGTTGAGCCCGGTAAATATGATTTAGTGCTCGAACCAAATCACCTGGGGCTCACCATTCACGAATCTGTGGGCCACCCGCTGGAGCTCGATCGTATCCTTGGTTATGAAGCCAATTATGCGGGAACCAGTTTTGCCACACTCGATAAACTGAAATCCGGTACTTTCAACTACGGAAGCAAACAAGTTAACATCTTTGCTGACAAGACTCAGGCAAATTCGCTGGGTGCCGTTGGTTTTGATGATGAAGGTGTGAAATCGAAACGCTGGGATTTGATTAAAGAAGGAATCTTTGTCAACGTGGAAGCTATCCGTGATCAGGTGCATATTGTCGGGCAAAACGAATCGCACGGATGCTGCTACTCACAAAGCTGGAGCGATGTGCAATTTCAGCGCATGCCAAATGTATCTCTTGCTCCAGGCAAAGAGCCTTACAGCAGTGCCCAGATGATTAAGGATGTAGAAAAAGGAATTTATATCGCCGGACGCGGATCTTATTCCATCGACCAGCAGCGCTACAACTTCCAGTTCGGTGGCACCACATTTTACGAAATCAAAAATGGAGAGATCGCCGGCATGTTAAGTGACGTTGCTTATCAATCCAATACCCAGGAATTCTGGAACAGTTGCGCAAAAGTTTGTGACGAGAAAGATTACCGTTTGTTCGGATCCTTCTTCGATGGCAAAGGCCAGCCTTCACAGGTAAGTGCGGTGTCACATGGAAGTTCTACAGCACGATTC
- the gdhA_2 gene encoding glutamate dehydrogenase, whose translation MAHEEILALVKKRNPNEPEFIQAVDEVLMSVTPVLDRHAELRNLKLFERMTEPERLIYFRVSWLDDKGQVQFNRGYRVQMNSAIGPYKGGLRFHPSVTASVLKFLAFEQIFKNALTGLPMGGGKGGSDFDPKGKSDNEVMRFCQAFMGELARHIGDRTDVPAGDIGVGGREIGYLFGAYKKIRNEFSGVLTGKGIGWGGSLIRTEATGYGLIYFAENMMQANKDSLKGKTCLVSGSGNVAQYAIEKIIHLGGKAVTASDSNGFIYDEAGFTLEKLAFLKDLKDVRRGRIKEYADKYNCKYVAVNPGDSSNPLWAIPADCAFPCATQNELNDKDAANLVKNKVKLVAEGANMPTTPEAINILIDKGVMYAPGKASNAGGVATSGLEMTQNYMGQNWTREEVDAKLLNIMKNIHDTSLAAAKEYGKPGNYMIGANIAGFLKVAKAMQAQGVI comes from the coding sequence ATGGCACACGAAGAGATTTTAGCCCTTGTAAAAAAACGTAACCCCAATGAGCCGGAATTCATCCAGGCAGTTGATGAAGTGTTGATGTCTGTCACTCCTGTACTCGACCGTCATGCAGAACTTCGCAACCTTAAATTGTTTGAGCGCATGACCGAACCGGAGCGGCTCATTTATTTTCGCGTGAGCTGGCTTGACGACAAAGGTCAGGTGCAATTCAATCGTGGTTACCGTGTTCAAATGAACAGCGCCATCGGTCCATATAAAGGAGGGCTTCGTTTCCATCCTTCGGTAACTGCAAGCGTGTTGAAGTTTCTTGCCTTTGAACAGATCTTTAAAAATGCACTCACGGGCTTGCCAATGGGTGGCGGTAAAGGTGGAAGTGATTTTGATCCAAAAGGAAAAAGTGACAACGAGGTAATGCGTTTCTGCCAGGCTTTCATGGGTGAACTGGCTCGTCACATTGGAGACCGAACCGATGTACCTGCGGGAGATATTGGAGTTGGTGGAAGAGAAATCGGTTATTTGTTTGGTGCTTATAAGAAAATCAGGAATGAATTTTCAGGCGTGCTTACCGGCAAAGGCATTGGCTGGGGCGGAAGTTTGATTCGCACGGAAGCCACAGGTTATGGCTTGATCTACTTTGCTGAGAATATGATGCAGGCAAACAAAGATTCATTGAAAGGAAAAACATGTTTGGTTTCCGGCTCGGGCAACGTGGCACAATACGCTATTGAAAAAATTATTCACCTCGGAGGAAAAGCAGTCACTGCTTCCGACTCCAATGGTTTCATTTATGACGAGGCTGGGTTTACGTTAGAAAAGCTAGCTTTTCTCAAAGACCTCAAAGACGTTCGCCGGGGACGCATCAAAGAATACGCGGACAAATACAACTGCAAATATGTTGCTGTGAATCCAGGCGATTCTTCTAATCCGCTCTGGGCAATTCCTGCAGACTGCGCTTTCCCATGTGCCACGCAGAATGAATTGAACGACAAAGACGCTGCTAACCTGGTAAAAAATAAAGTGAAGCTCGTAGCCGAAGGTGCCAATATGCCCACTACTCCGGAAGCGATCAACATTCTAATCGATAAAGGCGTGATGTATGCCCCTGGCAAAGCATCCAATGCCGGTGGAGTTGCCACTTCCGGTTTGGAAATGACTCAAAATTACATGGGCCAAAACTGGACACGTGAAGAAGTTGACGCCAAGTTGCTCAACATTATGAAAAACATTCATGACACTTCACTTGCTGCCGCAAAAGAATATGGCAAGCCCGGCAATTACATGATCGGAGCGAACATTGCAGGCTTTTTGAAGGTAGCGAAAGCAATGCAGGCACAGGGTGTGATCTGA
- a CDS encoding dimethylallyltransferase, which yields MIVATNVDSVGNNISGSFLMEIAYPFQYFVDNGFDVDIVTPKGGKVAIYDNGKVKDDLKKIRESKLFTSKTATSLSPGNVDTKNYAAIFYPGGHGQYFDVINDERISAIAARIYENGGALGTAGHGAASLINIQLSGGKYLVDGKKITCFPHWAEKKFMNISNYGKLLPFDMQEVLARRGANLIVCTEATRPNTEFTHVEDTKARIVTGAFATSAPWVAERMVILLRTRGTN from the coding sequence TTGATTGTAGCTACCAATGTTGATTCCGTTGGCAACAATATCAGCGGGTCTTTTCTCATGGAGATCGCTTACCCTTTTCAATATTTTGTCGACAATGGATTTGATGTAGATATAGTGACTCCCAAAGGAGGAAAGGTAGCGATCTACGACAACGGCAAGGTTAAAGATGATTTGAAAAAAATCCGTGAAAGCAAACTGTTCACTTCAAAAACAGCAACATCATTAAGTCCCGGAAATGTGGATACCAAAAATTATGCTGCCATTTTCTATCCTGGTGGACATGGGCAATATTTCGATGTGATCAACGATGAACGAATCTCAGCAATCGCTGCCCGCATCTATGAAAATGGAGGAGCACTGGGAACAGCGGGACATGGTGCCGCTTCGCTGATTAACATTCAGTTATCTGGAGGAAAATACCTGGTGGACGGAAAAAAGATTACCTGCTTCCCACATTGGGCTGAGAAAAAATTCATGAACATTTCTAACTACGGGAAACTACTGCCCTTCGACATGCAGGAAGTGCTAGCCAGACGAGGCGCCAATCTTATCGTGTGTACTGAGGCAACCAGGCCCAATACAGAATTCACGCATGTGGAAGACACAAAAGCCAGGATCGTAACAGGGGCATTCGCCACATCTGCACCCTGGGTAGCCGAACGAATGGTGATCTTGTTGAGGACCAGAGGTACCAATTGA